CTGACATTCTAATTGCACATTAAAGAAAGATGTCCGTTTAAATAATGCACAAAATGCAAGTAACAAATGACTTTTTAATAGAAAGGTTCCTGAAAGTTTTCATGCGTGCAGTAGAATACTTGGTTttgaaggttgaaaattttactcTAGATGTTTTGAATACCATCATCACATTAAGCTGGCATGCTCAAAACTTTGGTGCTTGACGGTTTGAAAACATGGACATGGCAACTTAACTGAGCGTTAGTGTTGCCACTTCTTCTTTCCCGTGGACAACAAAAACAGAAGTTATTATTGGATATGAAAACTGTAATCATAAAAAATGCCAAAATGTAATATTTGCAGACCGACTGGGACGGTGGTTACTTCCCTCTCACGCTTCACTTCAGTGAGGACTATCCCAGCAAACCTCCCAAGTGCAAGTTTCCCCCGGGCTTCTTCCACCCAAATGTGTACCCTTCTGGAACAGTCTGCCTATCAATCCTCAATGAGGACAGTGTAAGTATCTTCCTATCAACTACATATATGGATCATTATTGATGTAAATCATGAGCTTAGATGAAAACATTGTTTTCTTATATGCAGGGTTGGAGACCAGCTATCACTGTGAAACAGATTCTTGTGGGGATACAAGACTTGCTAGACCAGCCTAATCCAGCTGATCCTGCACAGACAGATGGCTATCACCTCTTCATTCAGGTTTGCTTCGCATCAGAAAATTCAACTGCTCATTTTCAAGCTTCTGGGGTCATTGATCCTCTGCAGAAAATCCCTAACAAGTCTATGAATTTGCAGGATCCTGCAGAGTACAAAAGACGGGTCCGTCAGCAGGCCAAGCAGTACCCACCTCTTGTGTAGCCTCACCTATTTGCTGAATGAATTATTCTCACCTGTCTGAATACTTAAAACAAATAGACGCTTTTTATCAGTGTTGTTTAGTAGATTGTCAATCCTCGCCCTATATATAGGGCAATACCTCTGTGAAAATGAACTATACAATTGCATCTCTGCATGCAGTACTGATTATATCCATTTTGTTTTGTGGTTGTCGGGTTCTGGTATCACATTAAGTTGTTGCAACCAGTCTGGCTGGTGCATGTGTGATTAATTGATGTCTGAAGCATGATAGAATTGGTTAGGAAGGATGCTTATTGTTTTAAGTGATAAAAAATGGCCTTGTGAATGCTAGCTAGTGCATGATTACTTGATCATAGGGGTCTGGAGTGTGAAGACTTATTCTGTGAAGTGCTTTTCTCGGACTCAGTTGTTAGAGACGGTTCTTCCAATATCTTTGTGAGCTTAATTGGTGTCTGAAACATGATAAGAGCTGTTTAGGAAGCAGATGTATCATTTTCAAACGAAACAGAAATGGTCTTGTGAATACCAGGCATGACATGATTACTTGCTGATCCTGATTTCATGGGTCTGGAGTGATAGAACTTATTCTGAGAAAATGCTTGGTGGCTCTTGAAAAGTTTCCAGGCGAACCGCAACTTGATGCTGTCTTGTCCACTCCACATTCTACCACCCGGTGTAAGTTGTACTGATCTCCTCCTGCCACGTGGCAGTGGAAGTTTTCGTCTGCAGGAAATGGAAGCCACACAGCATTATTCCTTTGTGGCTGGCTGAAATTGAGAGCAAAAGGTTCAGCAGGCCATTGGTGCGTAATATCATCCCAATTAAGTGAGAGCGTCTGCTAATTCAAGTACCCAGCAAGCATGGTTCATAGTTTTAGTTGAGTCTCTTCCGCCTGTCAAActttttcattttatttcttcCCAATGATAAATCTTTAGAGTGCTGCAGTAGTTCATGGATCCTGTTCTAGTTCTATATACTTCGAAGGTTATGCTTTTCACCCGTCTCAGATGATTCACTCTCTAAACCTGAGAGGATGGTTCAGCAATCAGCATATAGGCCATTAAGGATATGGTTGTACGATCCTGTAGATCAGATCCTGTTCAAGTACGCCAGTAAGCAAATCAAaggaaacagaaaaaaaaaaaggcataaaaATAATGCCTTCTATGAGGAATAAGGGCAATTTTACCCGACTAACCTGAGCAGGTTTTATATTGAAGACAGAACATGAGCAGGTGTCACATAACGAGAGCTCCACTTGAGATGGTTTCTCTTTAACTACTTTTCGAGTCCCACTTCCCTTTGCACCACTCAATACTGAACCCAAGCAGAGGGTTATGACCACTAGGGAGCTCCCCTTCACATGGCTTCTGTTTAACCACTTTTTCTGTCCAACATTTAGGCTTGATTAACAGCCTTTCATTCTCATAAATAGTTTCTGGCACACTtgtcacagcagaataaattttaGCGTGTTGCGCTAGCTTAAAAAGTGTTGTAGCGGATGAAAAACTAGAAGGCTTCTCTCCTGTTTTCTAGACCAAATGGTTGGAACATAGAAAGAGATTGTGTCAAATTTTTAATGCAGAGTGATCAGTTAGTGGAACGCCATGATACTGAGTCAAGTAGACAATGCATCTGATAAACCAATACTTCAGTGTATGCctgtacaaagaaaagttaagGTTCACGTTTGGATAAAGATGGAATAAACCATGTAACTTAATACAATACGAGAACTCAACAAGGATGTTCAGAGTATAACCCTTCTGAAAGGGAAAGCACCAAAACCCCATGATACACAACAAATTTATCTAATCCATCTACACTCACAGCGCTGTTGATGCAGGAGGCTTCATTTGTGAATTTCCAATCCTTAGTCTGTAGTCATCGGTTGTGATAGGCAACACCTGAAGCGTGCTTTGCGGACAGTCATCATGATCTCCGATTGTGCACTCTCCAGCATCCTAACGACCTCAGCGAAGGGCGGACGTGCATCAGGGTTGGCATCCCAGCAGCGGGTCATGATCTCATTAAGTGCAGGGTGGCAATCATGTGGTATAATTGGTCGTACGCCCTTGTTGACAACAGCAAATGCTGCCTGAACAGCAGTCATATTCTGGAAGGGAAGCATGCCGGTTATAAGCTCCCAGAGCACAATGCCAAAGCTATAAACATCAACTTTCTGATTATAAGGTCTGTGCTGGATCATCTCTCTGCGATCACGAGGAAGGTGTGCTCAAACAGAGCAATTCAGCAACAAATGTTCATGTAGAaacattaaaaaagaaaataaagagcaaAGAAAAATTTGCAACAAAATTACAATTCAAAAACAAAAACCAACATTCAAGATGACTGAAACATATATTAattatctcatatacaattttgtCTGATATTTACACAGTAATTTTTTTAGTAGAATATTTACAtaacaatttttaatttaataaaaagactattttgtccattGCCCAACTACAATTGGATATATGTTCAACAAGCCTTCACAACCATGAAGTTAACAGAAGTACCTTTATTTCAAAATATGAACATTGACTTCCAATATAAGACCTGAATGCAATTCAATGTGGTTACTACTGCTAGTCCGTAAATCAATCCAATATCCATGCAAGAAGACTTTGCAAGATCAAAAGTTATGGGAAAGGTGATCATATTCTTGACATCTTTTGGCTTCAAATATATGATGGACATGCAATTTTGGCAATGCCGGTACATCAATGGCCTACATTAAGCAAATCACAAAATAGGaacagtaaatcaaatttctaccaATTGGGACAGAATAGGGCCTCTAAAACGTAGCCCAAATGCAGGCTTAAACCAGCACGGTCTTAAGTTTTAGTAAAATGTGtgatcctttttatttttattttgccaTATGGTTATTAACTTGTGGTTTGTAGATACGTATACCTGGTAACATGTCTCTTCTAGGATAAGTTACAAACAACAACAACTGATTGGAAGAATGCATCATGCAGTCAATAGATACGTCAAGGTTTGTAAGAGGTTTGCTTATTACTCTATAAATCATTCATAAATATCCTAGATGCAGAATAAAGAACAAATTTCTTGACATATCTTTTGGAAATCCCTTGTATGCATGCTCAGACTACCAATTTGTAAACTTCCATTTCCTAGCTTATCAATTGATATACTAGCATATAAAGCAAGATACCTAACTAGCATGACAGTCACTTATATAGCTCAGATATGAATAAGAACCAAATACTGCTCAATTATACTTTTCAAAAACCCAGCAGGAAGAATTGCATTTTTGTGAAGACTGGGACTTCGGACACAACATGACAAGACATTCCATTCTGACACATGCTAAGATGGAACAATGAAGGGAAAGGATGACTATCAACAGTTGAACCACAACAAAGGTTTGTGGACCTAGAACTTCAGATTTATATATCTGTTATAAACAAATGTCATCAGacacaaatataaatatatttgcaACATGCACAGTGATCAAGAAGTCAATTGCTGTCAATGCCCACCAAATGTCCTTTCAGGAATTTATACTCTTTAAAAATCAGACACAGAGGAGACAAGAAGAGGAAAAATATATCCAGGTCAGTTAAACTTCAGAACTCATATACTAGCAAAAAAAACAACCATAACTCTGAAAGTGGCAAGCATCTCCTTTCAAAAAATTGTAGAACAATCAAACAAAGGGTTATCCACAAACATCTCTAGTCAAGACGATTACTCTGCATACATCAACATAAAAGAGGCAACATCTATAAAGTTAGAAACCAGAAACTTCTAAAATTTGCACTATCCAATTTAAAAATCTATTCtgtaaaaacaaagaaaaagctATAAACAGTACTATGAAGCATAGATGAATAAACAGCAATAAACCCAAGCTAAAGCTAGGGATTCTGTGAACCTCAAAACCTCAACTCATGCCCACTAAATAGCCCAGTTATAAATGTACGTTAGATTTGTTAGTTACCAAGTCAACACATCGATCCATATCTGTCACCTCATTAACATATGGATTGTTAATATAAATCAGTTTACTTCCAGATTTAGACATGTTGATATCCAATTTGTTGATCCACTTATGGATGCCAATATACTAAGGCCACAGCCAACCAGATCACTGGCTTGTGATTGTACAACTTTTACCTATTGGTATCCTAATTGTTTGAGTTTAGAATTTCATCCTCACCTACAACTCTACCTGATACATAGCACCTGACTTACATGGTTAATGTTTCTTTCACATAAACTAGCATAGCAACACCTATCATGATTCATAGTCGAAGGATAACCATAAATGCTCACTAGAGTATGCTGAAGCATTATGAATGTACATGATAGCAGCATGTGAAGTGACGTCACCACATCCCACCGATACATCAAAGCAGTAAATCTTACTAAACTTATGATCAAAAGAGTTTTAGCAATGCAAAATCAAGCACTTAAAGAACTTAAAGGAGAAGACAACAAATCTTTTACACAAGCAATGATCTAAAATGGATGACCTACTTGAAGAGATAATGCTGAAATCACTAAGATTCCTTTTATAAAAGATGATGCTATCTAATCACAGTTATTGCAGTTACATAGTTGTCATTAATTTGCATAGATGAAAAACAAATTCATTCATGTGTAACCTGGTATCCAGTAAAAGATTGTGTGAGAACTAGTTTGCAGGAAAAGGTTCTAAGCTAGTGATGCAACAACAGTTTAACAAACCAATCAAAGTGATAGATGTAGAACACTGACTTCGATGTTAGCACCACATAAGGTTCTAAACATCATAAAGATGATAGGTAGTGTAGGTATACATACGGAGCCATCCAACGATAAGTTCCTGTCTCTGGGGTCATGCCTTCAGCCTGCACCTCAATACGGGCCACTCCAAAGTCAGCAATCTTAATTGATTTATCTGTAAATATGAGAAgattgtcggatttgagatccCTGTGAATCAACCCCAAACCATGCACGTAGGCCATACCCCTGGCGACATCCAGGGCCTGCTGGACAGCCAACTTCAGCGGCACTGACCTGTTCTGCCTTCTCATCAGAAACTGCCTGACAGAGCCACCCTTTGCATACTCTGTTACAATGCACCAAACCATTGGCTTCCTGCATGCTCCAATAAATCTCACAATATTTGGGTGTTTCAGGGTAGCCAGCATCATAACCTCCTGTGCAAATTGCTGCTCCATTAGCTGTGCTCTCTCCGGGTCATTCTCTGGCTTTTCCAACAACTTAATAGCCACATCTTCTCCATTATAAGTACCCTTGTAAAGCTTCCCAAATGCCCCCTGAGCAAAGGCCATACCCACATGGAGCTTCCTCAGGTCAATGGTCCACTCATCATAGTTCTCAAGAGATTCTGTTGGGTACTGAGGATCCATCAAGGTTTGGGCCAAGGCATCTTCATTGAGAGCATGAGATACCCTCCGCGGGCGCAGCACGCTGTGGCCTACCGAATAGTTCGCACTGGGCATAGGACGGAGACCAGGGTGGTGGAGGATTCTGGTATGGGAGTCATTTGACCCAACGCTGCTGTTCTCCAAGGACATGGCTACAGAGTCACCATCGTTGCTCATCTGAAGGCTCCCAATGCTGTCTATGGACATGTTGGAGCCCTCCTCGAGCTTCCGATAGAAACCCATGTCGCAGAAGCTATTCCCAATCACATTCCCACCACCACCGCCACCCCCCCCTATAATTCCAGTAAATTTGGTACCCTCTACCATCTTTTTATGCAACCCGGCAAGAGAACGCTCTCAGTTTCCGTCAAAACTCCGCGGCAATCTGCTGCCGCCCACTaaagtttaaatatttcaaaataaatttatgatctgattacTTGCTCTTTAATCGCTCGAAAAAGTAAAACTTTACACATCCAGGCATCCATCCCCAATCCGAAACATAAAAATAGCAGTCAAGAAAGATAAAGCCCCAAAAGGTAAAGCCATTGATACCTCGTCCAGTGCCTACTTTTCCGAGCTATACCCGAAACATGATTTGGAAAACGCGTGATCGGTCGGAAACCAGCAATCAAATTCAAAGACAAACCGACGGCTACATCTGAGAGCCGAATCCTCCCGAGAAAGAACAGAGATCAAAAGAAATGGAGGAAAAGATGAAACGTCGTGGAAGCCTGGAAACCAAGAAAACCCTCGATCTGAGATCAAAAACCACCGATTTCTTCGATACGTACCTTGATCGAGAGAGGATCTTCCAGCGCGGCGCCGGGAGCTGAATCCGGGTAACGGATCGCGAAGGCAGATGTCGGGATCGGCGgccgagaggaagagaaagagatagAAAAGTTTATCGGTCTCTTCGTAGAGACGGGACGGTAGAGACGACCAGTGGGATGGAGAGTGAAAAAGTCGTCGTTTTTTCCCACTTTTTCTTGGggttcctttcctttttttttttttttcatagaattAGGTATCAATTGCCGTGTGTAAGACTGTAGAACTAGGCTTTCTCGGTTTGTGCGTGTCGTCTACGTTAACTAATTGAAGTCGGCAACGCAATGCTTGACTTCAATAGTTCACATTGGGGATTCCGTTCTCCACTTCCTTTGATGGACTTCGGCTTTGTTACCTCTTCACCTCTCGAACCCGTTAAAAGCTTTCGTTGCTTTAACTTTCGGATTTGCCTCCCAACTCGATCTAAGCTTGAATTCTCTGCCGCATTTAGTTTTTCAACTCCAGACTGAGCGCCGAATTTTGCTATGGATCAAACGACTAAAAAGCTTTTTTATATTACACATACACGATGTGTCTCTCTTATTCTTCTTTATTATTCTgttgaaaataagaaatttagaGAAAGAGAAgcggaaaagagaaagaaagacgaAGATGGTACTAATGAATACTTTagagtggaaaaaaaaaaaaaaacagtcatGTTAAGTGCATATAGTTTAATATCTCGAGAGAATAGATGTCGATCATTAggctattttttaaatttaacagaTAATCTGTTGCAACTAGTTTCAAAAATACACAACGTGGGGTTTGATCCGTCACTTAAGGTATTATCCATTCTGATCCATGAGTCTCACGGTTTTGTCTCTTAAAAGACATTTTatgtggaaattttttttttctctttataagtACGAGTCCTTTTTAACTCATAATCGATGTGAGACTATTGATATCCTtcatattattagaaccacaactgtatatataaatttttttataaaaaataaaattatatatgcaGTTTGTGTTTTTCTATTTAGTCTTGCGTTTATTCCCTAAGCAAAATAATACGATCTTCAATAATTATAGAAGGAATACTATGAGTATATGATATAGATCACGGGCTACCTATCTTGTCGCTCGCTATAGAAATTGCTAAAActtatggagaaataaaaataaaaaaaattaagcccATTGGTCGGGGGATGTTTGGCTGCGGAAAAGTGAGGGGATATCCTTCAAAGTGAGGGGATATCTCCCCAAATTTTTGCCAAAAACCTTATAATAGGAGCTTATACCATGGCTAGAGATATCCCTTGCCGTGGTTTAAATCTATCCCACTAAAATGGAGGTGACTTATATGGCAAAATAGgttttgcttttatttttttttcaaaaaaaaattaaatcataagaatCAACTTAAAAAAAACATGTTTGGTATTATTATTTGTATTTgtattttttaaatcatttatattatattttcaaaacaaaaaaaaattacttttattattCTCAAGAATgaaattcttattttattattctaaTTATTATCTTCACTACCACCGTGCTACTATTGTTATCTCTTTTACCACCATCACTATTGCCATTTCTACTATCACCACTGCTGCCTTCATTGTTATAATGTCCACTATCATGATTACCACTATCTTTAGCATCACGATAGCCGTTGCCACCTATCATGCCCTTGACTCGAGATCGTGAGCCGAGGGTCATGGTAACTATCACATActtatgaaaaattcttttcataaGCATGTAAGATATTCCAAACCAATATCAATGCGATATAATGGTCTTCATTAAAAtactaaaatactaaaatttagatttattaacCAATCCAAATAGTATCCAAATTCACATGTCTTATATCAAATAAAGTTCCATTAGAAATAACAAAAAtatatctaagttcaatgaaattGACAGTGCTAATTCCGCCTCTAAAACTCTCTCCCAAATAATGCCCACGTTAGTAGTCAATTatctgaatttgaaaaaaataaaaagagaaatgatGAGCTCAAAAATttagtaagtaatgaatatctcaaccagatattttagatataaaatatgatgtttgaaaataaaTACCATAGATAAATATAAGAACATATTTCATGCTAACCGATGTAAGTCAAAATCCTTTCAGatattcatatacttgtataaacatatatctaattcaaaatagaATACATATAACTCAATAGTCATAACAAAGATCACACTTATCTCTGTGGTAGGGTCCAGAACAGAGTGCCAACATATAATCCTCATTGGTAGGATCCAAAAATCAATACACAATCTCCATTGATAAGATTTAAAAATCAATGTATAACCCTCACTgataaaattcaaaaatcaacatataatctccattggcagaGTTCGAAATATAATTAGGTTGAGAGCATGAAATTTGATCTATATCAAAGTATTTTTGCAACATAAtatatagatatcataatttcattaaaTATATGCACATtccataataaataataaatcatgATATTTCATGAATTAGTCatcattcaaaatatatttttataaatcatGCATTATTCAAAGATTGATATTtgcttttaaaataattataaaatatctcgagaagacaGTTCATTACTTATCCTCGTAGAATACTGAATGAATGAATCGATTAACATTGAGGAGATCTTTCAGAATCtattattcataattatatttttatattaattttaatttataactaaattaaaataaaatctcaaattaaaATCCCACTTAAGATCGGATCAGAGATTGGGTGTATGTTTTgaattaatttctaggataaaatcAAACTAATCATGGAAGATGGATCTTTAGTTTCACAAAtccagaaaagagagagaaaatattaaataaagaaaaataaatctagagagaaaatcttagaaagagaaagtggagagagagttataatttttagagagagaaagataggaTTCAGActcaaagtagagagagaaaatagagagaaaaaagattttttattttcttcttttttttctatttttttttcctctctttctttttctttctttttttttcctcatgtAAGAGAGGACCcgcatcctcttcttctcttcttttttcacaGAATAGGAAAGGTTCCCTTTCTTTTGTTGACGAGGCTATGAAAGCCTCTTCCCCATCGACAAAGCCCGTGGCTAGAAGAGCAAGCTCCAGTGGCGACCATGATAGAGTCCGATGACTGACGGCAGCTCACGACAATAGGAATCAAGAGCAGCACACAAAAATAGGTAATTCAAAAAATAGTGATTTTTCAAAggatttttgatagaaaaattaagcaaaaatttaagattaaaatcaGAAAAGATTAAGGGAATAAGATGGAAGAGATTTACTTGATTTAGATAGGATTTGATCTCATTCTTAACTACCAAAGCAAAAataatccatcaaaaaaataggaagaaaagaggaaaaatagAGAGATTAAATGATGATTTTTGATAGGAGAAAGCTAAGAGATTGAGGCCTTTATATAGACCTCTAACAGGGAGCAATTTAAATTCATTTTCAAATAGAATTTCTAATGGATTTAGGATTTTTGATCAGAAGAACTCTTTGGGAGTTTTGTTTACTCACCCAGCTCCCATCGTAATTTCAAGCTTCAGCTTTTCTAGCACATGCAGAGCATGTGCTGgtcttaactttttttttttatattttgctgCTTTGATAGATGTACTATGAGACTGGATATTATATTCTTCTAtcctgaaaaaaaatttcatcctcaaaaattttcttgcttaAGTCTTCAAAAATTTAGATTACTTTTATCTCAAGTTATAgtcattctctaattttaaaatcaaatctttCATTATAATATCTTTCAAATCAAATTCTCATCTTAATTAGCAAGTAAttcaaactatcattcttccactGCATACTCTGATTTAAATCCATAAATGTGTTTGTATCAAATCTAAGTCTCCAGATTACGTCATAATCAATATAAGTCATCGTTCCAATGCTCCTAGTATCTACGCACCTATACTAGTATGTctgattctatgtgtcataatttatccactcatGCTCTTATAAcaattaattgtcacgcctccaACTCAAGATCGTGAgccgagggtcatgacaaccatCGTATACTTATGAAAAACTATCTTCATGAGCATACAAGATATTTCAAATCGAATTAATGCGATATAAtgatattaattaaaatattaaaattcaaaaatttagatttattaacCAACCCAAATAGTATCTAAATTCAAATGTCttatatcaaataaaatttcataaaaaataataaaaatatatctaaattcaACGAAGTTGACAGTGCCTATTTCATCTCTAAAACTCTCTCCCAAATAGTACCCATATTTGTAgtcaattatctgaatctgaaaaaaataaaaaaagagaggtgatgagctcaaaagctcagtaaataataaatatctcaaccaaatattttagatataaaatatgatattcaaaaataaatattataaataaatataaagatatatttcatgctaatcgaTGCAAGTGAAAATTCTTTCAGATATTCATATACTTACATAAATatatatctaattcaaaatagaACACATATAACTTAA
The sequence above is a segment of the Elaeis guineensis isolate ETL-2024a chromosome 7, EG11, whole genome shotgun sequence genome. Coding sequences within it:
- the LOC105049260 gene encoding SUMO-conjugating enzyme SCE1 codes for the protein MSGGIARGRLAEERKAWRKNHPHGFVAKPETLSDGSVNLMVWHCTIPGKQGTDWDGGYFPLTLHFSEDYPSKPPKCKFPPGFFHPNVYPSGTVCLSILNEDSGWRPAITVKQILVGIQDLLDQPNPADPAQTDGYHLFIQDPAEYKRRVRQQAKQYPPLV
- the LOC105049261 gene encoding serine/threonine-protein kinase STY13; the protein is MVEGTKFTGIIGGGGGGGGNVIGNSFCDMGFYRKLEEGSNMSIDSIGSLQMSNDGDSVAMSLENSSVGSNDSHTRILHHPGLRPMPSANYSVGHSVLRPRRVSHALNEDALAQTLMDPQYPTESLENYDEWTIDLRKLHVGMAFAQGAFGKLYKGTYNGEDVAIKLLEKPENDPERAQLMEQQFAQEVMMLATLKHPNIVRFIGACRKPMVWCIVTEYAKGGSVRQFLMRRQNRSVPLKLAVQQALDVARGMAYVHGLGLIHRDLKSDNLLIFTDKSIKIADFGVARIEVQAEGMTPETGTYRWMAPEMIQHRPYNQKVDVYSFGIVLWELITGMLPFQNMTAVQAAFAVVNKGVRPIIPHDCHPALNEIMTRCWDANPDARPPFAEVVRMLESAQSEIMMTVRKARFRCCLSQPMTTD